The DNA region AACTGCGACTGTccgattgggaaacaataaaaaGCGGACCAGCATCGCCGTGACGTCACCAGCTGAGGGGAAACTCTTGTTTAGGAGAGAGATAGGAGAGACTGGGGAAATGTCTTGGCGAATTCAGCAAAAGTAGGGGAAATCCCTGTGAGCGTGTGTGGGTGTGCAGCGAtaaagagagagggagagagagagagagcctGCAAAATATTGGCGAGAGCGCGAGAGCGGAAGAGAGTGTAAATGCAGATCAGAAATCAATGCGGAGAGCTTTCGGAACTTCCGTTTCGAATTAAAAATTACAATGGTTTTGGAATCAGTTGGGATCTTTCCAAGCAAATGTATCTTTTAGCAAACAGATAGGATCGCTTAAGTATTCGCAAGTTCATTTGATTTTATAGGATTTTCGtaacttaaattatttaaagccATTTGATAGCTTAGTTAAAGATCAGGATTTCTTTAGTACaacatatttttaactttttaaattgaaatgcaagttaaaaacaaggaaCTTTTTATAAGTTTTCCTGggttcattaaaaaaaagagaTCTTATTCATTTTAGGTATGTGTTATATGGTCCTTACTATGGACCTTTTTAAATGAATCTGTTTTTCAACCCATCTGTTTGCTAAAAAAGCTACAATTCTTATAGGTGACCTAACTTTTCTGTAAGTTCTCAATTCTCCAGTCTGATGATCACTATGGCCGAACCCTCCGGCGATCCTTAGGCATTCTTCGAGGACAACTGCTTGGCCAGCTCCGTGTACTTGAGGAACTTGGACTGCGGACTCTCGTCATAGGGATTGATGGTGGGCGATGGAGggggctgctgctgctgctgagatGCCGTCGCCGGACTCCTGGAGGCCGATCTCTTGGGCGAGGCCATGGGCAGCGACTTGGGGCTCTGGGCAGCTGGAGATTTGAGCCTGGGCGACTCCTCGCCAGCGTCCTTCACGAAGTGCACCTTGGACAGGTGGTGGCGGTAGGCGCCCTTCGAGCCAAACGGCGTATCACAGAAGGAGCACTTGATGATGGCCGAGTCGCCGCCGGAGCCGCCGCTGCTGGCGCTCAGGACCGCCTCGTTGCAGGCCCAGCTGAAGGCCACCAGGTCGCTGCCACTGACGGCTGAAGCGGAGCCGCCGGAGGAGCCGCTGCGAGGATGCGTGGCAGGAGGATCCGTGGTCTCGCAGAGTTTTTGCAGGGCAGCCAGGGGATGGGCCTTTGGTTTCTTGGTCGGCATGCTGCTCCcagtgttgttgttgttgtagcaGTGTCCTGAAAGAGAGATTAATAAAGAACATTAACATGGTGTATTAAGTAATCGGAGAAGGGTCAGTATAGATATGGAATAGTTGAAACGACTAACTCACTAAgttgaattaataaatttaaagaaacatttttataagtatttataagataaagaaataaaaacttaGAATGCAGATGCGttcttaaaacattttatatgtAAAAGCACAATTTAAGGTTCATGGATCAGCACCAAAAACACTTTGGTCCAGTGTAATCAAAAAACTATAGGGACTTATCTTGATATTAAATAGGTGAATTAGTAAAtctaaattttattaaatatgacataCCTAAGGTATAATACCTTTTAGATTATACGAAAATAATAAAGttaagtttaattaaaaatatgtcgtataagtattttattttttaatctttaAGTTTCTTTTTGATTATTGTCAAAGTAAATCGATTAATTTTGTGTGATAAAATAGTGCCACAAATTACTTAACAAAAATGAGGTATTTGTAATAAAGATGTCTTGCAATAATGATTATTAgaatactttaaaaaatttgtttaagtgAACCTttgtaaaatttgtattttaattaagTCGCCACTTATGTAGgtaatgtatttttaaatgcatatatattaaacaacaaaatatatagaatTTCTTTCTTTACTTAATTAAtgttaataatataatataaacttCATATTGACTTATTTCCACTCACCcgagttgttgttgttgttgttctccACCCCACTCAGTTGATCGAACATGGAGTTCAGGGCCAGCAGGCTGCCATTGTCTGGGGCAGATCCTCCTCTTTCCGGAGCAGGAGATTCCCTGGCGGAGCGAGGACTCTCGCGACTCGCCTCCATGCTGAACTCCTTCTTCACGTGGATCTGTTGCCGGGGACTGCAGCTCTCCCGATCCCCCGACGAAGCTTCCGCCTCTGGTGGCTCCGCCTTAATGGTgggcggcggcggaggaggcGGTGCAGGGGTATCCGGAGTCCGGCGGGGCGTGGCCTGCTGTCTGTCCGGGGTGTACGACGACTCCACCCGGCTGGCCGAACTCGATTCGCTGGCACTGCGATCCCGCGAGGCGTAGGAGGAGCGGAGCAGGTGCATCGCCTGGGCGTCCATCAGGGGTTTCGTGTAGTCACTGCTGTCGTCGATGCCCAGACGCTTCAGGATGCTGGCACCCAGCGGAGTTCCTGCCTCGGAGTAGCCGCCAGGAGTCATGGATCTGCCCGCCCTCGACTCGAAGCTCTTCTCGATGAGCTGCTCCAGGGCATTGAGGACTGAAGGTGGCTTCTCACCGCCCATTCCCGCGCTGGGACTTGGCAGACGCTCCACTCCCGCATTGGATCGCCTGGGCGGTATGGGAATGCTCTCGCCCAGGCACTTCCTTATGTGCTCCACAAACAGAGCGGTCTCTATCTTGCTGCCACACTTCTCGCAAGTGATCTTGGTGGCGGCTGCAAAGTCCCTCAAAGGTTTTAGAGCTGAATCCAAACTGGAGTTCGATGCGGAACGCTCGAGTTCTAGGAGTTTCCTCACGGGCAGCGATTTCTTGCGCTTTTCATTCCTATTCTGCCTGCCCCTCTTGGAGTTACCCGCCCCAGGAGCTGGTGGGGAAGCCGAGGAGGTGGGCGACTCCTTGTAGTGTGACTGCTGGGCCATGTGGCTGCTCAGCTCCTTGAGGGTTCCAAAGGCCTGGTCGCAAACCTTGCAGGTCAGCACGGCACTAACGGAGGGCGCCGGTCCACCAGCCGAAGGAGGAGCAGCTGGAGCCGTTGATGCCGAAGGAGCTCCACCATTCGAGGGCCTCTCCCGCTCATCGCCCGACTTCCAGGAGATGATCTGCTCCTGCGAGATGATGTTCGTGTAGTGCTGCGTCTCCTGCATGTGGCTGGTCATCTCGGCCAGCGATCGGAAGCTCTGGCCGCACCACATGCACTTGAGTATCTGGCGGGTCTGCTCCGCTCCCTTGCCCAGCCAGACATCCTGACCTCTGACCAGTTTCCTGGGCAGCGGCATTGTCTCCTTGATCAGCATATTCAGCTCGGATTTGGAAGAGTTTGAGGAGCTGGATgtggagctgctgctgctggagcaGGCCGAATTGGAGGCGGAAGTGGGCAGCCTGGAGGGAGGAGGGCCACTAGGGGGGGCGCCACCTGCTCCTCCGCCGCCTGAGGAGGGCGAGGGTATCTGGACGCCGCAGTGCTGGGTCTCCTTCATGTGGGTGGTGAGGCTGGCCAGTGTGGAGAAGCTCTGCTTGCACCACACGCACTTGAACACATCCTTGGCGGCGTCGGCACCTTTGTTCAGCCAATGGGACTGCCAGGCACTGTGACGGCCACCGGAAGTGGATCCACCTACTCCTCCGGCTATCGCTGATCCCAGCGAGCCTGCTCCGCCTGAGGAGCTCCTGGCGACTGGTGGCGGCGTTTCCCTTCTACTCATCTCGCTCATCTTCTCCAGCGCCTTGCTGGCCTCACTGGGTGCCATCTTGGTGCTGCCCAATCCCCCCGTTTTGGCCGCCACTGCTGCCAGGTAGGGATTAATGGGCGGCATCCAGCTGCCAGGAGGCAGTGGTGACTTGTAGTCCGCAGATATGCTCCTGGGAATCTTTCTGGCCGGCGGGGAGTCCTCTCCGTGCCTCTTTCTTGTGCTGACAGAGAGATCCAGGGGCACCGTGTCGCCCTGGGCATCCTGCTCGGGCTCTGggtcctgctcctgctcctcctgatcctgatcctgatcatgatcctcctcctcctcgccaTCGCTGGTGGGCCGCTTTCTGCTGAAGTCCAGGGCCGGGGACTCCACCTCCTCTGCCGACGCCTGCTGTGTGGCCTGTTGGACCAGGGAAGCCGCTGCTGCCAGGGGATTCGTTAGCAGCAGGTGATTCTGTTGGGCGGCAGCCAGGTAGGCAGCCATGGCCGCAGATTGGGGTGGCAGCAGGGCTGCTGCAGCCGCGGGTGGAAGCGTCGCCGTCAGCGGAAGACCCACTGAGTGGGGCGAGATGGGCGTGGCcgtgggcgtgggcgtggcagccgGGGTCAGGCGATCGTTGGCCGAGCAGTGCGACTCGTTCGAGGGACACCGCACGTCGCCTGATCCATTTCCCGCTCCAGCCGAGGTGTTGGACTCCCGGGATTGACACCGCGGACTGGCCAGCTCGCTGGAAAGGAAAGATGGGGAAAACGGGGGTCAAAATCAAGGAACTGTACCATATATAGGGGAAATAAATACGGGAAATTAAACAgttataatcaaattattcATCTACGCTTCTACTAAAAACTACTAATTTATCCTTGGAATAAAAATCGTTTACTTTGAAAAGGTAAAAtattgtaaattaaattttttaattaaatcaaaagCATCAAAATTATTGACAGCCACAAGACTATTTCAATTTTCATTCATCTTTACTATCTGCGGTGTCATATTTCGAAGGATATAAGTTAAACTGAACAACGAgactgaaaataaaatatatatatatatatatgtatatcataTATGATATAAATTAGTAAAAACTGGTTATGAagattaataaattttttttaatatttaactatttaacaaaatattccTGATGTGTCTGATAAGCCATCCCATCAATGTATAGATTGAAAACATACTTATGACAATACGACAAGTGTTTTTTTTGCTTCGAATAAGAACAAATTATtcaatttaacattttattagcaccaattaattttttactGGCAAAAcctaatttataaaaatacaaagatAGTTTTAAACACAAAGttcttttattaaaaagaaaatatacgCTGCATTTGACACAACTGTCCAAGTTTATTAATCCAGCTCACATACATAATAATTTTGTAGTTACCACTGCTTAAAATTTTGTACTAATTTAAactaatatttaaaacaatttttaacaagAATTCAACACatgattattatttaatatgttACAATCACAACCGATTTCAAGACACTGAAACATTATAAATCCCACAAATTAGCACCCTTCCTTGTTTCAAACTATATTAGAGATACATAGGTAGGGAGCTCTGATTTATTAAATAGAAAGCACAAGTTCAAACCGCAATCAAAACAATCTTGTAAATGGATTTGCAGCACGTAATATTCTTTTAAATAGCGATCTGGATTTTAATTAAAGGGTTTAAGTccatatttatgtatattttaaaactttctTTGATTTACTTATTTTACAATGTACCTAAGCTCACAGTAAATCTTATAGGAAGGTATTGGAATTCAAAGTTCTCTAATAAAATATTCTGCACTACTTCAAAACCAAATAGCTCCCAATGGAAatcaaacaattattataataatacaGGGGACATACAAATTCAGGGAATAGGAATCGGATTTAAAATCGAATCACTCACCTCGCACTCAACGCCTGGCGATAGATCTCCAGCATGACGGCCTCGTGTAGCATCATTTTGTTGGAATTATTTGgggtttgtgttttttttgggggCTTTACTCCCTGCGAAGGTTAGATTACTTTGGCTGTTTGGCAATTAATTTCGTCTGCCCATTGATAGGGCTTGTATTTcgctttttttatttattatatatttgtatattttttgggTTCCCTTCCGTTGTCACACTTCACTTCCAAATCCAAAACCAAATCCAAATCAAAAGTGCGCGAAAAGAACTCTGATTTTATTTTCGTTCACTAAATAAATTCTTTGGCtatgtgcgtgtgtgtgtgtgtgtcagtTTCGTGTTGAGCTTCTATCAAAAACACACACgtcaaataaatcaaatgtCACAATGGTTCGAcgagggggggaggggggttgGGGTAGGGGGCACCACCACTGATGACGAAcgcgtgcgtgtgtgtgcgagtgtgtgtgttgcAGGCGtatttgttattgttgttgttgcggtCAAACTGCCGCCAATTTCACTTCCTTCTGCTTCCTCTTCCTCTGGCTCACACAACAgctgtgcgtgtgtgtgtgtgtgttggggCTATTAATTTAATGATTTACTGACGGCTTGCCACAagatttatgtttatttatttccacGCGGAGAACTCTTGAGGTCTTTCGTTTgtcgttttgtttttttggctTCAGTTTGTTTCTCTTACTTTTTTTGTAAACTACTTTCTGGTTACTGCTGCACCACCCACTGAGCGCCCACCGTTGAAATGGCTAACGGGAAATCAAGAAAGTGCGACATGATTTCGTTCCGTCGTTCGGCCGTCGACTAAAACAAACTgaaagatacagatacttgGCAAGCGGCAACCTAAACGAACGCATACGAATCTTTTTGACAATTGAAACGTTGAGAGCTGACAGCGAACGGCAGCGTCGGCGGCGGCAGAGAGCGGGCAGCGAGAGAGCGACTGCCGACAGCTTTCCCCATTAAATTGATATATGTCGGC from Drosophila subpulchrella strain 33 F10 #4 breed RU33 chromosome 2L, RU_Dsub_v1.1 Primary Assembly, whole genome shotgun sequence includes:
- the LOC119548075 gene encoding protein tiptop, which gives rise to MMLHEAVMLEIYRQALSASELASPRCQSRESNTSAGAGNGSGDVRCPSNESHCSANDRLTPAATPTPTATPISPHSVGLPLTATLPPAAAAALLPPQSAAMAAYLAAAQQNHLLLTNPLAAAASLVQQATQQASAEEVESPALDFSRKRPTSDGEEEEDHDQDQDQEEQEQDPEPEQDAQGDTVPLDLSVSTRKRHGEDSPPARKIPRSISADYKSPLPPGSWMPPINPYLAAVAAKTGGLGSTKMAPSEASKALEKMSEMSRRETPPPVARSSSGGAGSLGSAIAGGVGGSTSGGRHSAWQSHWLNKGADAAKDVFKCVWCKQSFSTLASLTTHMKETQHCGVQIPSPSSGGGGAGGAPPSGPPPSRLPTSASNSACSSSSSSTSSSSNSSKSELNMLIKETMPLPRKLVRGQDVWLGKGAEQTRQILKCMWCGQSFRSLAEMTSHMQETQHYTNIISQEQIISWKSGDERERPSNGGAPSASTAPAAPPSAGGPAPSVSAVLTCKVCDQAFGTLKELSSHMAQQSHYKESPTSSASPPAPGAGNSKRGRQNRNEKRKKSLPVRKLLELERSASNSSLDSALKPLRDFAAATKITCEKCGSKIETALFVEHIRKCLGESIPIPPRRSNAGVERLPSPSAGMGGEKPPSVLNALEQLIEKSFESRAGRSMTPGGYSEAGTPLGASILKRLGIDDSSDYTKPLMDAQAMHLLRSSYASRDRSASESSSASRVESSYTPDRQQATPRRTPDTPAPPPPPPPTIKAEPPEAEASSGDRESCSPRQQIHVKKEFSMEASRESPRSARESPAPERGGSAPDNGSLLALNSMFDQLSGVENNNNNNSGHCYNNNNTGSSMPTKKPKAHPLAALQKLCETTDPPATHPRSGSSGGSASAVSGSDLVAFSWACNEAVLSASSGGSGGDSAIIKCSFCDTPFGSKGAYRHHLSKVHFVKDAGEESPRLKSPAAQSPKSLPMASPKRSASRSPATASQQQQQPPPSPTINPYDESPQSKFLKYTELAKQLSSKNA